From one Marinobacter sp. LV10MA510-1 genomic stretch:
- a CDS encoding glycosyltransferase family 2 protein, translating to MNAFAIEPYRNNRWYLIDANLPAESRTLCVWAVIRFDTHECRIPLPASLKGRVFELIPRPKAEHELAIEVEDERGPLSADGFTLGVLSNLAGWYWLWRRILGSFQGLDKQKAKRLNLGWRELLSEPFRSYRALGSLRYHFPAPEYAEWRDHYWSCTRAVKQRLSRHVSGIKAGQAAVPVLMDARQTPGQADASINAQIGLRADVRVWTSLQDDLPLNSLDGWVLYSQPGQKLEPWALAWFLTEASSHPDAVMIYSDHALLTDDETPVAPRFKPDWSPEFQRVSHYIGDCLLVKASALAAVRDLLGYVPSAYELALEVGAKASEAQIRHIPAVLWHQAADSSQAHPEHLLAHLQRHNIDAQVVRDARDHVRVRYGLPPKLPRVSIVIPTRDMLNFLKPCVDSILQKTTWSDYEILILDNQSRCPDTLAYIEEIAADARVRVVAYDHPFNFSAINNFAVEHADGELVCLLNNDTEVISSNWLEEMASRLLQPGVGAVGARLYFSDGRVQHAGDAIGPGGCANHLHGVIEADDPGYMNRAVLPQELSAVTAACLLTYRSLYRELGGLDEQNLAVAFNDVDFCLRVREASYRVVYTPYAELYHYESVSRGKDDAPEKKARAKREVNYMRERWADVIERDPFYNPNLNYAKPDFTLGKYPRIDWPW from the coding sequence ATGAATGCTTTTGCAATTGAGCCTTACCGCAACAATCGTTGGTATCTGATTGATGCTAACCTGCCTGCCGAAAGCCGTACTTTATGTGTTTGGGCTGTTATCCGTTTTGACACACACGAGTGCCGTATTCCGCTGCCGGCGAGCTTGAAAGGGCGCGTGTTTGAGTTGATACCGCGCCCGAAGGCCGAACACGAATTGGCGATAGAAGTGGAGGATGAGAGAGGGCCGTTATCAGCGGATGGCTTCACTCTTGGGGTATTATCCAACCTGGCGGGCTGGTACTGGCTTTGGCGTCGTATTTTGGGAAGCTTTCAAGGGCTGGATAAGCAAAAAGCCAAGCGCTTGAACCTTGGCTGGCGCGAGTTACTTTCTGAGCCGTTTCGCAGTTACCGTGCGCTGGGCTCTTTGCGCTATCACTTTCCCGCGCCTGAGTATGCTGAGTGGCGGGATCATTATTGGTCGTGTACGCGTGCGGTGAAACAGCGGCTGAGTCGGCATGTGAGTGGTATCAAGGCTGGCCAAGCTGCTGTTCCGGTGCTTATGGACGCACGCCAGACGCCAGGCCAGGCCGACGCGTCGATTAACGCGCAAATAGGGCTTCGAGCCGATGTTCGTGTGTGGACGAGCCTGCAAGATGATCTGCCACTTAATAGCCTGGACGGCTGGGTACTTTACAGTCAGCCGGGGCAGAAGCTGGAGCCTTGGGCGCTGGCGTGGTTTTTAACGGAGGCTTCAAGCCACCCTGACGCGGTCATGATCTATTCTGACCACGCGTTATTGACTGACGACGAAACACCCGTCGCACCACGCTTCAAACCGGATTGGTCGCCGGAGTTTCAGCGGGTAAGTCATTATATCGGGGATTGTTTGCTCGTTAAGGCCTCGGCATTGGCGGCCGTACGTGATTTATTGGGTTACGTGCCGAGTGCCTATGAGTTGGCGCTGGAAGTGGGTGCAAAAGCCAGTGAAGCCCAGATTCGGCATATTCCTGCTGTGCTCTGGCATCAGGCAGCTGACAGTTCCCAGGCGCACCCTGAACACCTGTTGGCACATTTACAACGCCACAACATCGACGCGCAGGTTGTACGCGATGCTCGTGATCATGTGCGTGTTCGCTACGGTTTACCCCCCAAACTGCCCAGAGTCAGCATTGTTATCCCGACCCGCGACATGCTGAATTTCTTGAAGCCATGCGTAGACAGTATTCTGCAAAAAACCACCTGGTCTGATTATGAAATATTGATTCTGGATAACCAGAGCCGTTGCCCGGACACGCTGGCCTATATAGAGGAAATCGCTGCTGATGCTCGGGTGCGGGTAGTGGCTTATGATCACCCGTTTAATTTTTCAGCGATTAATAATTTTGCGGTTGAGCATGCTGACGGCGAGCTGGTTTGCCTGTTAAACAATGACACGGAAGTGATCAGCTCGAATTGGCTGGAGGAAATGGCCTCCAGATTATTACAGCCTGGTGTGGGGGCTGTGGGTGCTCGGTTGTATTTCAGTGATGGCAGGGTTCAGCACGCCGGTGATGCTATTGGCCCGGGCGGCTGCGCTAATCACTTGCACGGTGTTATCGAGGCGGACGACCCAGGCTATATGAACCGTGCGGTTTTACCACAGGAGTTATCGGCCGTTACCGCCGCTTGCTTGCTGACCTATCGCTCCTTGTACCGTGAACTGGGCGGCTTGGATGAGCAGAATCTGGCGGTTGCTTTTAACGATGTGGATTTTTGCCTGCGGGTTCGTGAGGCGAGCTACCGGGTGGTCTATACGCCGTACGCTGAGCTTTATCACTACGAGTCGGTTTCCAGGGGTAAAGATGACGCCCCTGAAAAAAAGGCGCGAGCCAAACGAGAAGTGAATTATATGCGTGAGCGTTGGGCGGATGTGATCGAGCGGGACCCGTTCTACAACCCGAATCTGAATTACGCCAAACCGGATTTCACGCTGGGTAAATATCCACGTATCGATTGGCCATGGTGA
- the rfbC gene encoding dTDP-4-dehydrorhamnose 3,5-epimerase, whose translation MEYKALSIPDVVLITPKVFGDERGFFLETFRQSEFEKYCGQYTFVQDNHSKSAKGILRGLHYQLENPQGKLVRVTCGEVFDVAVDMRKSSPTFGQWVGVMLSEDNKQMLWVPPGFAHAFYVTSEEAEFQYKCTDYYAPGNECSIRWDDPDLGIEWPLKTEAPKVSEKDGNGLFFRDAPHFE comes from the coding sequence ATGGAATATAAAGCATTAAGCATCCCGGATGTCGTTCTAATAACCCCCAAAGTCTTCGGCGACGAGCGAGGTTTCTTCCTCGAAACCTTTCGCCAAAGTGAGTTCGAAAAGTACTGCGGGCAGTACACGTTTGTGCAAGACAACCACAGTAAGTCCGCCAAAGGCATTCTGCGGGGACTGCATTACCAGCTGGAAAACCCTCAGGGCAAGTTGGTTCGGGTTACCTGCGGCGAAGTGTTTGATGTTGCCGTGGATATGCGCAAAAGCTCGCCAACGTTTGGCCAGTGGGTCGGTGTAATGCTCAGCGAAGACAATAAACAAATGCTATGGGTGCCGCCTGGTTTTGCTCATGCATTCTATGTGACCAGCGAAGAAGCCGAATTTCAGTACAAGTGCACGGATTACTATGCGCCAGGCAATGAGTGCTCCATTCGCTGGGATGATCCGGACCTCGGTATCGAATGGCCTCTGAAGACGGAGGCGCCAAAAGTATCTGAGAAGGACGGCAACGGTTTGTTTTTCAGGGACGCACCACACTTTGAGTGA
- a CDS encoding HlyD family type I secretion periplasmic adaptor subunit, protein MKGLQSLSDFSGSSAQKDGTSDGRVLAVGVSIVVLVFLVFGIWSAVAPLDSAALAQGVVKVKGNRKQVQHYEGGIVDRILIQEGQEVSQGDLLMRLDDTQARAESQILTSQLLTAKVESARFLAELTGAEEPEFPEIPEQDGRGAEARKASYEHFLARRVARLGEAEVLQQQTEQLKLQAGGLKELIGAKNRLVTSFDEEIAQYDALYARGLSNNLRIRELQRQRDEYLGEIAEHQSEIASTNVRVTEAGLKIIQIERNAKTEAANELSRIKSEIYDLEERLYVVEDRIRKASIRAPVEGMVMGLSVYTVGGVIRPGDVLMELVPKDADLVIEARISPSDIDSVAVGMIADLRFPGFNTASTPIVQGQLVDLSADSFVNEEDGSAYYIGKLLAETESLERQLGRFSLVPGMPVEVVIKTGSRTLFEYLAKPALNVLDTSLLEH, encoded by the coding sequence ATGAAGGGGTTGCAGTCACTGAGCGATTTTTCTGGCTCTTCCGCGCAGAAGGACGGTACTTCAGACGGGCGAGTTCTGGCGGTTGGGGTTTCCATTGTCGTCCTGGTGTTTCTGGTGTTTGGTATCTGGTCAGCTGTCGCGCCCCTGGACAGCGCGGCTCTCGCTCAGGGTGTGGTAAAGGTAAAGGGCAATCGAAAGCAGGTTCAGCATTATGAGGGTGGTATTGTTGACAGAATCCTGATTCAGGAAGGCCAGGAGGTTTCTCAAGGTGATTTGCTGATGCGACTTGATGATACTCAGGCGAGGGCTGAGAGTCAGATTCTGACGAGTCAGCTGCTGACGGCTAAAGTGGAAAGCGCTCGTTTTTTGGCCGAGTTAACCGGAGCAGAAGAACCTGAATTTCCTGAGATTCCTGAGCAGGACGGTAGGGGCGCCGAGGCGCGCAAGGCTTCCTATGAACATTTCCTCGCTCGGCGGGTTGCTCGTTTGGGAGAGGCGGAAGTGTTACAGCAGCAGACTGAACAGTTGAAATTGCAGGCCGGTGGCTTGAAAGAGCTCATTGGGGCGAAAAACCGCCTGGTGACGTCGTTCGATGAGGAAATTGCGCAATACGATGCTTTGTACGCCCGCGGACTGTCTAATAACCTTCGCATTCGTGAGTTGCAGAGGCAGCGGGATGAGTACCTTGGCGAGATCGCGGAGCATCAGTCCGAAATTGCCAGTACGAATGTCAGGGTAACCGAGGCTGGTTTGAAGATAATTCAGATTGAACGAAATGCCAAAACCGAGGCGGCTAATGAGTTGTCACGGATTAAGTCCGAAATTTACGATTTGGAAGAGCGGCTGTATGTTGTCGAAGATCGCATTCGCAAGGCGAGTATTCGCGCGCCGGTGGAAGGCATGGTGATGGGGCTTTCTGTGTACACCGTTGGTGGCGTTATTCGGCCGGGTGATGTGTTGATGGAACTGGTTCCCAAAGACGCCGATCTGGTTATTGAAGCACGGATTTCTCCCTCGGACATTGATTCCGTAGCTGTGGGCATGATTGCAGACCTTCGCTTTCCTGGGTTTAATACGGCCAGCACGCCCATTGTTCAAGGGCAGCTTGTAGATTTGTCTGCCGACAGTTTTGTGAATGAAGAGGATGGTTCCGCCTATTATATTGGTAAACTGTTGGCGGAGACGGAATCTCTGGAGCGCCAACTGGGCAGATTTAGTCTGGTGCCTGGAATGCCGGTGGAAGTGGTGATTAAGACGGGCTCCCGCACGCTGTTTGAGTATCTGGCGAAACCCGCACTGAATGTTCTGGATACGTCGCTACTGGAGCACTAA
- a CDS encoding type I secretion system permease/ATPase, producing the protein MQDKTQVSLIREIFSLCKRSFWLVVLFSFCINLLMIVPAIYMLQIYDRVITSGSYNTLLVLTLIMAFLMMSMGGLEWVRSRVLIALGGRIDGLFATRLFDAGFVNKLRAAPNSGSQGLQDLFGLKNFVTGNGLFAFLDAPWLPVYLAIMFAFHPLYGWTGVGAAVVLLVLAFVNEYLTNPLLQEASKKSVGVNQLLTRNFQNAEAVHAMGMLGNVRGKWQPLHQEVQALQTNASVRSAGLTNASRNIRMLVQSLILGLGAYLVLEQEISPGVMIAGSILLGRALAPIDQLIGAWRGFSAARSQYQRITELLGEVPKEPPRMNLPEPQGNLAFEQVFVVPPGAQEPVLKNLSFKIAAGEVVAVIGPSASGKSSLARAALGIWPAAKGCVRLDGADIVQWDREQLGPFIGYVPQDVELFDGTVKDNIARFGDVDSEAVVEAARLAGVHDLILRLPSGYDTVIGQSGGVLSGGQRQRIALARALYKYPKLVVLDEPNSNLDDAGERDLARAMSELKRRNITVLVITHRMSVVGVVDKIMVLTDGQMRDFDDRAKVLEAMNQASKPSPVPVRKVIRKSSQGPTQ; encoded by the coding sequence ATGCAAGACAAAACCCAAGTAAGCCTGATCAGGGAGATATTTTCCCTGTGCAAGCGTTCGTTCTGGCTGGTGGTGTTGTTCAGCTTCTGCATTAATTTGCTGATGATTGTGCCAGCTATTTACATGCTGCAGATTTACGATCGGGTTATTACCAGTGGCAGTTACAACACTCTGTTGGTGCTGACACTGATAATGGCCTTTCTGATGATGTCTATGGGTGGCCTGGAGTGGGTACGTTCCAGGGTGTTGATTGCGCTTGGTGGGCGCATTGATGGTTTGTTTGCTACCCGTTTATTTGATGCGGGTTTTGTAAATAAGCTTCGTGCGGCGCCGAACAGTGGTTCGCAAGGCTTGCAGGATCTGTTCGGGCTGAAGAATTTTGTAACCGGCAATGGCCTGTTCGCCTTTTTGGATGCTCCGTGGCTGCCCGTATATCTGGCCATTATGTTTGCGTTTCACCCGCTCTATGGCTGGACGGGAGTGGGTGCTGCTGTTGTGTTGCTGGTGCTGGCATTTGTCAACGAGTATTTGACCAATCCCTTGCTGCAGGAGGCAAGCAAAAAATCCGTTGGCGTTAACCAGCTGCTGACTCGGAATTTTCAGAACGCAGAGGCCGTTCATGCCATGGGCATGCTGGGTAATGTGCGCGGAAAGTGGCAGCCTCTTCATCAGGAAGTTCAGGCGCTGCAGACGAACGCGAGTGTTCGTTCGGCTGGCTTGACCAATGCCTCGCGCAATATCCGGATGCTTGTGCAATCGCTCATTCTGGGCCTTGGTGCGTACCTGGTGCTGGAACAGGAGATTTCCCCGGGCGTTATGATTGCCGGTTCAATTTTGCTGGGCCGTGCGTTAGCGCCTATTGATCAGCTGATTGGTGCGTGGCGCGGATTTAGTGCGGCACGCAGCCAATACCAACGCATTACTGAATTGCTTGGTGAGGTGCCGAAAGAGCCACCCCGGATGAATTTACCAGAACCCCAGGGTAACCTGGCGTTTGAGCAGGTATTTGTGGTTCCTCCGGGCGCGCAGGAGCCGGTTCTGAAAAACCTAAGTTTTAAAATTGCTGCTGGTGAAGTGGTTGCGGTTATTGGCCCGAGTGCTTCCGGTAAATCCAGCCTGGCGCGGGCTGCGTTAGGTATTTGGCCTGCGGCCAAAGGTTGTGTGCGGCTGGACGGCGCAGACATTGTTCAATGGGACAGGGAGCAGTTGGGGCCGTTTATCGGCTATGTACCTCAGGATGTCGAACTGTTCGACGGTACTGTGAAGGATAATATTGCCCGGTTTGGTGATGTGGATTCTGAGGCGGTGGTAGAGGCCGCCCGGTTGGCTGGTGTGCACGATCTGATTCTGCGTTTGCCCTCTGGTTATGACACGGTTATTGGCCAGAGTGGGGGGGTACTCTCCGGTGGCCAGCGTCAACGAATCGCTCTTGCGCGAGCTTTGTACAAATATCCGAAGTTGGTGGTGCTGGATGAGCCCAACTCCAACCTGGACGATGCCGGTGAACGTGATCTGGCCCGGGCAATGTCGGAGCTTAAGCGCCGGAATATTACCGTGCTGGTGATTACGCATCGGATGTCGGTTGTTGGCGTTGTAGACAAGATAATGGTGTTGACGGACGGCCAGATGAGGGATTTTGATGATCGCGCCAAGGTTCTTGAGGCAATGAACCAGGCTTCGAAGCCCTCGCCGGTTCCCGTAAGAAAAGTCATCCGGAAGTCATCACAGGGGCCAACGCAATGA